In the Gorilla gorilla gorilla isolate KB3781 chromosome 1, NHGRI_mGorGor1-v2.1_pri, whole genome shotgun sequence genome, GTTGAAGTTGCTGTTGGCTGCCTCACCGCTCATTTAGAGACATCTTGGTGGTGCTTTTTAGCACAACTTTCGGCGCTGACTGTGCAGCCATCTTCAAATCCCGAGAATCTACAAAGGACAATACGTAAAATGAACAAATCACAATAGTGACATCATTTCTATAAGTGGCAAGGCCCAAgccaacaataaataaaaaggccTTATCACTGATGACTAAAGATCACACGAgggcacatttcaagtgcttaaatttcttttttttttttttttttgagacagggtctcgctctgtcactcaggctggaatgcagtggccacTGCAGCCgtaatctcctggcctcaaaggattttcccaccttggcctcccagtgttgggatcaCTGGGACCCAACGCCCAGCAAAAGTTCTTAAGTTTCTATGGCAATTACCTCAGATTATTATAACTTCAAggtggctgggtacggtggttcACTGCCTGtaaccctaacactttgggagggcaagggcACAGGAtggtttgaagccaggagttagagaccagcctgggtaacaaagcgagacccagtctctactaagaaaaaaaaaaaaaaaaaattagcagtgcatggtggccagcacctgttgtcctagctactcagggaagctgaggtgggagaatcgctacagcccaggggttggaggctgcaaagagccgtgatcacgccactgcactccggcctgagacCTCATcgctttaaaacaaacaaacaaccccaaacaaacaaacaaacttcaaGGCCCACAAAATACCCGGGAATTTCTCAAAAACGGCAGAAGCCAATCTAGCAATCAAAGTATggagtctggcttttttttttttttttttgagacagagtctggctctgtcgcccaggctggagtgcagaggcgcggtctcggttcactgcaacctctgcctccccgttcaagccattctcctgcctcagcctcctgagtagctaggactacaggcacgtgccaccatgcccggctaatttttttttatttttagtagagacggggtttcttcacgttggccagggtggtcttgaactcctgacctcacctgatccacccacctgggcctcccaaagtgctgggattacaggcgtgagccaccgcgccgggccgagTTTGGCTTTTACTCTAGAGCAGTCATTTTCATCCTTGACTAGATATGACCTATCCAAGGAGCTTTTAAAACATAGGGCcggacaggccgggcgcggtggttcacgcctgtaatctcagcactttgggaggccaaggcgggaggaatgcttgagccctggagttcgagaccagcctgggcaacatgataagaccccgtttctataaaaatataaattaattaaaaaaatagaaaatacagacaTCTGGGCCTAGATCAATTAAACCACAATCTCTGGTAACGAGGTTTGAAAATGAACCAATTGTGGGGTCGGGGGAAAGCTACCTAGGTGCTTCTAATGTGCAGCtaaagttgagaaccactgatctacaGTGAAAATACaggcagggccgggcgcggtggctcacgcctgttttcccagcactttgggaggccgaggcgggcggatcacctgaggttgggagttcgagaccagcttgaccatcATGGAgaaatgtctctactaaaaatacaaaattagccgggcgtggtggcgcatggctgtaatcccagctactccggaggctgaggcaggagaatcgcttgaacccgggaggcggaagttgtagtgagctgagatcgtgccattgcactccagcctgggcaacaagagcgaaactccgtcccccccccccaaaaaaatacatctatctatctatctatctatatatatatgggcATGCCTAGTTTCAAAAGtggttttcaactccagaatCAAGTAGGGACTTTAACAAGAAACTGACGATCTGGGGGAGTAGGAAAGGTTTTCTAAATTCACCTGGGAATTAGCTCGCAAAGAGCCCTCCACAAAACTTAACCCTAAAGCCGCCATTAATTTCCAACATTCCTCAAAGTCTTGTACTTCTTAATCTCCCTACCATCCTCAAAGCCCTGTCAAGACTTCCACTTCTGCTCTACCCGCCAAGTTTCCTTTTTATCCTATCAAAACCCAACCTCCATCAATCCCGCCACCAGGTTCCAGTTCAGCCCCTCCCCCGCCCCTTCGCAGGGGCTCCGCCTCCTCCCCGGGGCCTCCACGCTCCAACACCGTAGCTATGTCCACATGCCACCACCCCCTTTCCGCGTCTGCCGGCCCCTTCCGCTCCCCAAGACCGCACCCCCCCGGCTCCTTCTCACTACCGAAACTCACCGAAGGAAACAGACGCCAGTGCTCCTCCCGGGGCTGCCACCACGGCTCCGGCAGGCGGGCCGGGGACCGGCCGAACCTGAGTTGACGGTGGAGGGGCTCGGGTTAGCTAGATGGGCGGTTGGTTAGATGCGTAAGCGGTAGTATGCGAGCTCAGTTCGTTGTTGCTGGTTGGCTGTCTAGTCGGCCGATCCGTCTGCTCACCCGGCCTGCCCTTTCCTGCCTTTCGTCTGCAGCAGCCGCCAGCTCCTGCTCGGTGTCCAAAACAAAATGGCCGCCACGTCCAGTGCTTGTCTGACCGGCTAAAATGGCGTCTACGCAATTACGTCAGGCGCCAGATCCGCGCACGACTAGAGGGCGGGAAAGATTTGAGCTACGCCTGCGCAGAGATCAGAGGCGGAGCCTTAGTGCGAAGGCGGGGCTTTCCATGCAGTGCCCCGCCCCTAGGGGCGTGGCCAATGGTCCTGTTGCTGGGGCGTGCCGGGGACTTTACGTTCCAGTAGTGGTTGCGCTGCAACCTCTTGGGGTAGTTATTAATGTGGGTCTTAGAGGGGATTTGGGTCCCGAATTCCCTCGCCCCTCCGTTCCCTAGCCAAGGTACACCGTCTAAAAATCTTTACGCGGACTTGCCTCGTCTCCTTCCGGACAGTTGGGCCTGGGGAATTTGCACTGGTTTTCCCCTCATGGCCACTCGCCCAGTCTGAGAGTTGTGAAGTGCCGTAAATGCTCCAGCCAAGGCCCAGGAGGCCAGTATTGGGAGCAAATTCCTCTCCCATCCTGCACCGGCCAACACCACCGCCCGTCCATGTTTTCCTCCtcacttcctcccctccccaactTGGCCTAGATACTGTTTACTCCTTCTTGGGGTGGGGCACCTTTGCGTCCTCGATTGCGTTTCCATGTCCTCCCTCCACACCTGCCATCCGTGTTTATTTTGTTGCAGACCTACATAgggatttctcttttctctctctgatttGTTGTCGTTATTTTGAGACgggatctggctctgttgtccaggctggagtcagtggcgcAATGAATcacggatcactgcagccttgacctcctgggctcaggtgatcctctcacctcagcctcccgactccTAGGATTATGGGCATAAGCTATGTTTGCTGCTCAATAagggatttttctctctttctttttttttctttttgcagatggagtcttgctgtgtcacccagactggagtgcagtggtaccatctcggctcactgcaacctccgcctcccaggttcaagcgattctcctgcctcagcctcctgagtagctggaattacaggcgcgtaccaccatgccccgctaatttttgtatttttagtagagatggggtttcaccaggctggtctccaactcctgacctcaagtgatctgcccgcctctgtctcccaaagtgctgggactacagtcgtgagccactgtgcccggcctcaataaGGGATTTTTCTAATGACTATGTGCACAATACAGTGTACATATGTTTGAGGAATGAGAGAATGACACATCTGCAACCCTTCCTCTGCTCCACTGGCACGTCAAGAccctttcattttccttcctggCACTTGGGCGTGtgcgtgtatgtgtttgtgtgtgtctgtgtgtaagtAATGGCCCAGCATCCTTACCCATGTGAGGGTAAGGATCGTGGTTATTTTGCTTAATgctggagcctcagtttctacagTGTTTACACATAGTACCACTTAAGTAAATGTTCGTTGATTGAAAGAAGATTCTTTCGGCctagcgcggtggctcatgcctgtaatctcagcactttgggaggccgaggcggggggatcacgaggtcaggagatcgagaccatcctggccaacatggtgaaacttccgtctgtactaaaaatacaaaaaattagccgggcgtggtggcaggcgcctgtagtcccagctgctcgggaggctgaggcaggagaatcgcttgaacctgggaggcggaggttgcagtgagccgagatcgtgccactgccctccagcctgggtgagagaaccagactgtgtctccaaaaaaaaaaaaaaaaaaaaaggagattattTCTTCCTCTGGTTTTATAGCTGAGAAGCTGATGTCTCCTCGACTTCCAACTGGAACCTTGAACCCCCACATTTCTGGACCTTGAGCATTCCTCAAGTAGGAAGATGTAATGCACCTTGACCTCTTTCTAAATAAGACACTTCCCCAAATAAGGGGAGTTGAGAGTGAACAGTCTTCACGTCTCCACCCACTTCCAGATCCCAGAGGAGACAGACATCGGATGGCTGGTGAGAGAGAAGCCTTTAATGAAAGATGAGTTGCAGGCTTGGACCTCTACTCTTGCGCCCTTGGTGTGtgtggaggtggggtgggcaggggtggggttaTGGAGAGGGATAAGTGGGGTGAGGTGGAAGCAGGGGGAAGAGGCAGGTCTAGGAGGGTGGAGAGGAAGGGCGCTGCCCAATGTGGCTGTCTGCTCAACTGTTCTCCCAGAAGAAATTGTTACAGGCCactgtgagagcagccacaagCACCACATACTCCTGGAAGTCCACCTCCCCGTCTCCATTCTCGTCTAGCTCCTTCATCACCTTGTCCACAGCATCCACATCCTTCTGGGCCTGtggtgggaggagaggaagagggaggtgtATAAGGAAGGGTACAGCACTGAGTCAGAGGCAAGGGGGTGGTTGAGGAGCAGGAGGCAAAGATGAGCGAGAGGAACTGCATTGAATTATGGGACTCTTCTAGGCCTCCTCAAAACTCTTGAGGGCTCCTGTTGCCTACAGCATAAGCTCTTTCACCTGGCAGAATGAATAATAATGACACCAGTTACCGTATGTTCAGTGCCTATAATAAAGCAAGCACTACACTAGGAGCTTTACAAGCACTGTCTAATTTAATTCTAATACAAATAATGTGAGGTATGTTTCATTATTTCCATTCTAGAGAAGAAACAAATTGGTAATCGGTGGTTAAATAAATATGCCCAAAGTCCCACAGCTAGGAAGTAGCagggctggaatttgaacccagtccAATAAAACCTCAAAACCGGTGCACTTTCTACCGTATCCTGAGGCTTCTTTACTTTGGGGCCCTGGTTAGCCTTTGCAGCCTAGTTTTCTACATCCTTCATGCCAGTTGAATGAAACTACTGACATGCTCCACATTCTTCTTTCTCCCATGCTTTTGTTCATTCAGTTACCTCCTCCTAAAATGTCTGCATTTACCCAGATAATCTTCCAATGGAAATCCATGGTTCAAGTGCCACCTCTTCAGGAAAGCCATCTGACTTCAATCAGGTTAATAATCTCTCATAACCCTTTCTGGTACATCTGTTAAGGCTCTGTGTACTTCCTGGAGTTCATGGTTTACTTTTAAGTGTCAATCTTTCCCTTCTAAGTCTGTGAGTCTTATTATTGATGAATCTACACAGGGCCTAACACTTAACAGGTGATCAATAAACCAGGGCATTTTGACTTGACCCAGGAGGAGTAGGGGAGCCTGGAAAAACCCAGGAGAGAAGcctgggaaaggaaagaaagaggctaGGCTgagctggaggtggggtggggagatagCAAGGGGGTGCCCACCCCATTCCCCCAACCTTCACCCACTCCACTCCCACTCCACCACTCTATGCTCACATCCAGGAAGCCAGAGAGCTCCGTCTGCAGCAGCTCTTTCAGCTCCTTCTTGCTTAGCTTGTACTTGTCCCCCTCTTTGCCCGAGTGGGCGTGGAACACGTTGATGAGGGTCTCCATCGCCGTCTCCAGCTCAGACCCCATTGCAGCAGTGCACCTACCCACCCCCATCATGGAAGTGAGCTGAGGACCAGGCCCGGAGTACCTGGGGTCTAGGTGAGGGGAACCCTCAGGCCTGGCCCTGACTGACAGCTCAAATAGCTGTGGGATTAGAGCCCTACTGCAATTGATCTTTGCCTGAGATTTTACAGTGTGAGGGAAACCCCAAGAGACCTAAGTGCAGGCGTGTTCTCTGTGTCCCTCAGTCTGTACCCCAGCCAGAGGGAATCAGGGTTGGGGCATGGAGAGAGAGCAGTTGGAGCTGGGCTGGCTCCAGAGGCCTTTGGTAGATGTCTGCAGTGGCTGCCCAGGCAGGGATTGaggagggtggggcaggcaggGGTGGTCACAGGACTGGGCCATGCTTCCTCTGGCTCTATTTTTACCCTGGACCTTGCCTGTCTAGCATAGCCAAGCTCTGCTGTTGAGGGTGGTGGGCTGGGGTGTCCACTACAGCCTTCCTTCTGCTGCCCACCCCTAGCAAGGAGTCAGTCTGGTACCCTCGGTCAGCCTGGTAGAGGCGATGGCAGCCCAGTGGGTGGCCTAAGCCTTCTGGGGGAGGGAGGTCTCACTGACTCTGAGTTTCCTGTCAGCAGCTGGGGGCCCCTTTTGGTCCTTCAACTCTGTTCTCTCCTGAACATGTCATTTTGGCTTCTTTGGGATATGCTCCCATTGCCTCTGCAAAATTATCCCTTCCATCTGGTGGGTggcagaagggagagaggaatgtCTGAGCCTTTTCCTTGGAGCCAGAGTTCCCAGGGAGTGGGAGAGGAGACCTGCAGGCGTTGTCCCTGCGACTGCTCACTCCTGGTTGATTCGGGGATAGTGGGAGCAAGGGGAATGGGGCTGCTGTGTGTTGGGGGAGATAAAGGGCTGAAAGCATGTGGTCCTTTGAGTTCAAGGGGCTGGGAGAGAgtaggagaagaaaggagaaaggagtggTCTGTTGAGAGAGAAGACTGCCAAGCCGGGGGGCCTCTTTCCCTTGGCCCTGGGACAGTCTGGCCTTCCACAACCCCGGGGGGGCAGCTCAGGTGTCTCGGATCAGATGTCCCCATCCTTCCCCAGGCCTAGGGGGCTGGACAATGGCCCCTGATCGAATGACATCCCAGTTCTTCAATGGGGCCCTTGTGAGTGTCATCCGAACTCCAGACCTGAGAAGCAGTTGTCACAGAGACATGGGGGAGATGGAACCCAAGCCGTGGCTGATGAGGGGATAAGGGGTGCTTGAGGGAGGGATGCTGGTAGCTTGATTACCTGCTCCATGCCAGAGGGGCAGCTGGAGGTCACCTGGAGCCCTAAAGCAGCCTGGGATTTTACGTGGTGGCAGTTCTGAGAGGACTTGGGGGCAGGGGAGATGGGAAAACAGAGGTAAGAATGGGGGGAAAGAGGAGTCAAGAGGTCTGGGCCAAaaaggggagaaggagaaaggggaggTCCTGTGGA is a window encoding:
- the S100A13 gene encoding protein S100-A13 isoform X1 encodes the protein MHLDLFLNKTLPQIRGVESEQSSRLHPLPDPRGDRHRMADNLPMEIHGSSATSSGKPSDFNQAAVDGAGERGGKEVLGGTLDVLPQAGPCSTCGWLCWLSRNRPRKFDTSGLGSSSLLLPRCL
- the S100A1 gene encoding protein S100-A1; protein product: MGSELETAMETLINVFHAHSGKEGDKYKLSKKELKELLQTELSGFLDAQKDVDAVDKVMKELDENGDGEVDFQEYVVLVAALTVACNNFFWENS